A single window of Gadus morhua chromosome 22, gadMor3.0, whole genome shotgun sequence DNA harbors:
- the tmem65 gene encoding transmembrane protein 65, with protein MIKLCLQRAARPAGALWTPLTPALVLGLTPGRLQVAPRHVPVRLMGTHGRKESRETLRSAEAAKDFIHRLLPGERTRLLQALQSFESLASDQANQEAPQLTGPQIRYVLLHNAIPFVGFGFLDNAIMIAAGTQIELSIGVTLGISTMAAAALGNLVSDLAGLGLAGYVEALALRLGMQVPDLSAEQLDLWQTRLSSHMGKAIGITIGCILGMFPLFFLGDDDEKKKAKETPQP; from the exons ATGATAAAGCTCTGCCTACAGAGAGCTGCCCGACCGGCCGGCGCCCTCTGGACCCCGCTGACACCGGCCCTGGTCCTGGGGCTGACCCCGGGTCGGCTCCAGGTCGCGCCCCGACACGTGCCCGTCCGTCTGATGGGGACGCACGGCAGGAAGGAGTCGAGGGAGACGCTCCGCTCCGCCGAGGCGGCCAAGGACTTCATCCACCGGCTCCTACCCGGCGAAAGGACCCGCTTGCTGCAGGCGCTGCAGAGCTTCGAGTCCCTGGCCAgtgatcaag CAAACCAAGAAGCACCTCAACTAACCGGGCCGCAGATCAGATACg TGCTGCTCCACAACGCCATCCCATTCGTTGGATTTGGTTTCCTTGACAACGCCATCATGATCGCAGCA GGAACGCAGATTGAGCTGTCGATCGGGGTGACGCTCGggatctccaccatggccg CGGCGGCCCTGGGGAACCTGGTGTCGGACCTGGCGGGGCTGGGCCTGGCGGGCTACGTGGAGGCCCTGGCGCTGCGGCTGGGCATGCAGGTCCCCGACCTGTCGGCCGAGCAGCTGGACCTGTGGCAGACCAGGCTGAGCTCCCACATG gGTAAGGCCATCGGGATCACCATCGGTTGTATCCTGGGGATGttccccctcttcttcctcggTGACGACGATGAGAAGAAGAAAGCCAAAGAAACGCCCCAGCcctga